The genomic stretch TGTAGAAAAACTACAGGACAAAAGTGCAACCAAGGTAGACATGTTACTTGTCATTGAAGTATTCCAGCAAAAGCTGGAAAAGCTACTTAACAGGAATATGGTTTGGTGGAGGTGAGTTGGATTCAATGAACCATAAGATTCCTTTCAAATCCACACAGTTTTTATAAGGCCCTACAATAACATGCAGATATAACTTGAAAAACTATTCTTAGAAAAACATAAATGTAACTTTTGAAAAGAATGCtgtatttagaaatatttccatGAGTTTTATTCAGAGGATCCAATTTGAGACAGAAGCACAGGAAGAAGCAGAATGCAGCTGAATTCTCTTCCTGTGGGGCTGTAATGCACTTAGTATCAGGTGACACTCTGTTATAAGGGCTATGCCACCTGAAGCATGCTCCAACAGCTCAATTACTAGAGACTGATCTAACATAAGATACACAAGTGCCATTTAAGATGCTGCCTGAAGGCTTAACATTTCCAGGTGTTAGTTGCACAATAAAATCATCCTTACAAGTCTTTTAAACACTGCTTTTAGCTCACcaaaacacaggaaaaataaGATGTCTGACATGTTCCGTTACGGACAAAgatagaagtaaaacttttcataAAACAAATTCCCTTACACAAAATGCTTCAAGAGACGAGGATCTATCTGGCCAGGACCCATCTTTGCAAAACATGCAACAAATCCTGTGAAGTTCAGTACTATTTTGGATCACCCAATATCTCCATTCATGTTCTTCTGTATCACTAATATAATTGTTAGTTGATAAGAGATGACACCCATGACTCCTGTGTTAATAGATGCAATAACAGAATATATGCAAATTTTGGCTAAGGTGGAAAAAATACCAATCTGGACATAAATGTGTCATCAGCCTCATGTAATGTCTACTTATACAGAAAGGTGGAAGGCACTATTAAAATACttgttaattaatttttgaatgaggCCTCAcccaaaatgtaaaacattattAATGCTGGAGCCCAACTGAACTGGCTCTATTACAACTAAGGCAATTCCTAGTATTTACGGTGAGCAACCAAAAGTCCTGACCACTGCCAACCAAATGCACCAGAATAAGGATATTAGGTAAATAGGATTGCTCAGGAGAACTGAAACTTCTATGTATTTCAAACTCCAATTCCCTGGTGAGGGAGAATAGTGAGAAAGAATTGTTTTTCAAGCTggctataaatgtaaaaaagcaaaaattcattttgaaaaaataaagccCAATAATCAACCAACACTCATTAGATGTGTGCATTTGTTCCCCGAGGTTTGTTCTATATTCCATAATTTTTAACAAAGTGAAACATGCTTGTTCCTGCATTTTTGAGCTCACTTTCTAAACTTCCGAGTTTCACtaccattttgaaagaaaaattgaggcactggttctgaatgtaatgctatatttattaaagtgtttttattagcAAGCTTTCACCAGAAAGTTCTGAATGTGTTAACACTGCAGGCACATTGGCTTCAATGTTTGGCATGTGACAGTCCACAGAATTGCACTTCACTCTCACAATTCTGCGACAACTTTGTGGATTGTTTCGGCAGGACATGTAACCAGCCTCCCCTATTAAATGGGTAAATATAAGTTTTGGTTCACTCAGATTTAAATGTTCTGAACTCACAATCACATCAGTCTGTGACAAGTTCTGTTCCACTTTCCTTTCTGCTTTGTTTGTCAGAGTCACTAAACTAGAACCCTGATTTTCAGTCCCTCCAATACCCTCCATATTCCCATTGTCTCTATTTTCACAGAATTCCCTTTGGTTATTCTCAGGATCACAACATGCTTTTATTAAAGATCCAGTGCTTCTGCAGACAACTGATGAGGACTCTGCCATCTTTGGAAGATGCTCTTCTATGCTCTGAAGACTGTGGACACTGGTCTTACCAATTTTTTCTTGGGTCTGAATATGCTGGACTGGGTGAAGGAAAAAATTCCTAGGCAGAGAATTCTGCATTCCAGGTGGCTTCACTCGCCCCTGTAGGCAGGGACACTGGTGGAAGTGTGGGATGGGATGTACAAAGCCTTCCGGGACGTGGTGTGCAGTCTGCAGAGGAGCTATGCCATTCTGGATCTGGACAAAGCTGCTGGCAGTGGGAGCACACTGGTGGCACAAGCAGTCACCCAACTGCTGACAGGAGTGCAGGCCATATTTCAAATGTTTGTAGGCATTTGGGCAGCTACATCTCCGATTCAGAGAGAAGAACTGACATATGGTGTGCTGTTCCAGAGAAGACTGTAGCAAGGCAGAGTTAGAGTCACTTCTAGTGCTTTTGTTCAGTTCACTGTTGTAAGTGGCATGTACAGGCATCCCTAAATTCTTTGCTTGGCTGTTGAAAAATTCAGTGCAGATTTGGGTCTCTTCATAATTTGTCTTTTCAGAAGCATTGCAGCTGTGGGATGCCAGAGGTTCTAATTCATAAAACTCATGCTCCATTTCAGATTTCTGGTCCCTGGGATCTAAATGGTATGCATTCATGGTACATGTTTTGCTTTGTCCCTTGTCACCAGGACTTGTAGACAAGGCATGGGAAAAGGCACTGCATTGTAGTTTTTTAGGTAAAGGAATCTGACCACAGGTTCCCTGTGGTCCAAGGCACAGGCacatacactggaaaaagaagGTGGCAAAAGCCCAACTGATGCACATGATAAGCATCATGAAGGTGCCCAGTTGGGTGTAAGCTAGAACCGTGGAGGGCATCATCATGGCCCCAGCCACGAAAGTAGTCAGAGCAGCCATTGCAATAGCAGAGCCCATGCGACTAAGAGAGAAGATAACCTTTCCTTCCCGGTCGGGGTCTGGAGCTAAGCGGTAGGCAACCCCATAATGGACTGCAAAGTCTACGGACAAGCCAACTGCAACAGAAATGGTGACAGACTCCAACACATTGAGCTCCCAGCCCAGCAGGACCAGAgaaccaacagtaacaaatatagtTCCAGCTATTGAAATTATGGCATAAAGGCTTATTATGATGTTCCAAGTTGTAAGCAGCATCACACTAAATGCAACGGCAACAGAGAGGCCCATGGCAATGAGGGTGCCATCGGAGAGGCTATCCTGAAGGTCATAGAACTCCAGATTGCTGACAAACCAACCATTGCTGAGGCCTTCTGGGGCAGAACTCAGCTCATTTGAAATCCACGAGTCCACCTCTTTATAAAACTGATGCATCTTTTCATAAGCCAGGGTGAAGAGGTAGGTACTTTGGAACTCTAGCACTACTGCTCTGATAGTATCATTGATATCAAACCTTGGACCTGGGGTTTTGCTGTCCAAATGGTAGCCCGTACTCCTTTCCAGCTCCATGATGgctctcttgatgtacagctcaaaaaTCTCTTGCTTGTAGGGAAAGCTCCAGTGGCTGCAGCATGGATACAGGGCAGTCTCATCACAGTCCTGGTTTTCCATCCACTGATTGAATGTCTCAATGAAGCAGCTGGTGAAGTCCTGTTCATCAGTTTGGTAAAAGAATGTTTGATTTCTCAGTTTCTGACAGAAGTGCAAAATCCAGACCTGGGAAGCTGGGCTTGCAATGTTAAAACTGCTATCTAACGTCAGCTTCCCTTTACTCTTGGGATTTAATGGATTGCCATTGTCTTCTGGGGACACACCCCAGATTACTGTGATGGGCATGTGGAGCTCCTCTCCATGGTGAACACGTTCAAACATGAAAAGCTTTTTGTACTCGGCATCATAACGTTCAAAAGGGTGAGATGACCTGAACACCTGGAACTCAGATAACTCCAGTGAGGGCAGCTTCATCTTTGGATTTATACACACAATGTAGGCTCCACCTATGGTCAAGGCAAGGAACCAGCACAGCCAAAGGTAGCGAAACTTAATGACAATGCATGGcaatattttctcaaagaaaattcGAGATGCCTCTGAAATGGCAAAAATAATTTTGTGGCACTTCTGGCAAACAACTGTCCAACAGCTTTTGTTATCATATATTTGCTGCTGGGGCTTTCGGAAGCAACTGAAAATGTTGAGAAGATATCGTTCATGCAGTACAACAACTGCTGGAAGCCATGTGACCATCAAAACATAATTCACCAATATAGCTGTTCCTGCATAAACCCCAAAGCATCGGATTGCGGTAATATTGCTAACATAGTTAGCATAAAAGGCAGCTGCAGTGGTAAAACTGGTGACGAACATGGAGAGGGCGGCATGTTGCAGGGTGATGCTCACTGTTTCTGAAGTTTCTGCATGAGGCTTGTCAAACTTGGTGTAGTTCCAAACGTCACACAGGACAAAAGCATCATCTGCTCCAATTCCAACCAAAATAATGAGTGCAGTGAgattcataaaaggaaaaaattcaaagtTAAATACTACACGAtagagaaaataagaaacaatCAAGGAACTGATTATTGCAAACATTGTCATCAGAGTGATAAACATGGACTTAGTGTAGACACACATGACTAAAAG from Choloepus didactylus isolate mChoDid1 chromosome 2, mChoDid1.pri, whole genome shotgun sequence encodes the following:
- the DISP1 gene encoding protein dispatched homolog 1 isoform X2, coding for MAMSNGNNDFVVLSSGSITTCATNPSPLNPCDGDLAAQQLTPKEAPRTKVSPNGSLQVNGTVKSSFLPLDNQRTPQMLSQCCHPCPYHHHPLTSHSGHQECHSEAGPAAPSALASCCMQPHSEYSASLCPNHSPVYQTACCLQPSPSFCLHHPWPDHFQHQPVQQHIANIRPSRPFKLPKSYAALIADWPVVVLGLCTVFIVVCALVGVLVPELPDFSDPLLGFEPRGTAIGQRLVTWNNMVKNTGYKATLANYPFKYADEQAKSHRDDRWSDDHYEREKREVDWNFHKDSFFCDVPSDRYSRVVFTSAGGETLWNLPAIKSMCNVDNSRIRSHPQFGDLCQRTTAASCCPSWTLGNYIAILNNRSSCQKIVERDISHTLKLLRTCAKHYQNGTLGPDCWDMAARRKDQLKCTNVPRKCTKYNAVYQILHYLVDKDFMTPKTAEYPMPALKYSMLFSPTEKGESMMNIYLDNFENWNSSDGITTVTGIEFGIKHTLFQDYLLMDTVYPAIAIVIVLLVMCVYTKSMFITLMTMFAIISSLIVSYFLYRVVFNFEFFPFMNLTALIILVGIGADDAFVLCDVWNYTKFDKPHAETSETVSITLQHAALSMFVTSFTTAAAFYANYVSNITAIRCFGVYAGTAILVNYVLMVTWLPAVVVLHERYLLNIFSCFRKPQQQIYDNKSCWTVVCQKCHKIIFAISEASRIFFEKILPCIVIKFRYLWLCWFLALTIGGAYIVCINPKMKLPSLELSEFQVFRSSHPFERYDAEYKKLFMFERVHHGEELHMPITVIWGVSPEDNGNPLNPKSKGKLTLDSSFNIASPASQVWILHFCQKLRNQTFFYQTDEQDFTSCFIETFNQWMENQDCDETALYPCCSHWSFPYKQEIFELYIKRAIMELERSTGYHLDSKTPGPRFDINDTIRAVVLEFQSTYLFTLAYEKMHQFYKEVDSWISNELSSAPEGLSNGWFVSNLEFYDLQDSLSDGTLIAMGLSVAVAFSVMLLTTWNIIISLYAIISIAGTIFVTVGSLVLLGWELNVLESVTISVAVGLSVDFAVHYGVAYRLAPDPDREGKVIFSLSRMGSAIAMAALTTFVAGAMMMPSTVLAYTQLGTFMMLIMCISWAFATFFFQCMCLCLGPQGTCGQIPLPKKLQCSAFSHALSTSPGDKGQSKTCTMNAYHLDPRDQKSEMEHEFYELEPLASHSCNASEKTNYEETQICTEFFNSQAKNLGMPVHATYNSELNKSTRSDSNSALLQSSLEQHTICQFFSLNRRCSCPNAYKHLKYGLHSCQQLGDCLCHQCAPTASSFVQIQNGIAPLQTAHHVPEGFVHPIPHFHQCPCLQGRVKPPGMQNSLPRNFFLHPVQHIQTQEKIGKTSVHSLQSIEEHLPKMAESSSVVCRSTGSLIKACCDPENNQREFCENRDNGNMEGIGGTENQGSSLVTLTNKAERKVEQNLSQTDVIVSSEHLNLSEPKLIFTHLIGEAGYMSCRNNPQSCRRIVRVKCNSVDCHMPNIEANVPAVLTHSELSGESLLIKTL
- the DISP1 gene encoding protein dispatched homolog 1 isoform X1; translation: MSFGSAAARRLRTGRSGSRNWSMAMSNGNNDFVVLSSGSITTCATNPSPLNPCDGDLAAQQLTPKEAPRTKVSPNGSLQVNGTVKSSFLPLDNQRTPQMLSQCCHPCPYHHHPLTSHSGHQECHSEAGPAAPSALASCCMQPHSEYSASLCPNHSPVYQTACCLQPSPSFCLHHPWPDHFQHQPVQQHIANIRPSRPFKLPKSYAALIADWPVVVLGLCTVFIVVCALVGVLVPELPDFSDPLLGFEPRGTAIGQRLVTWNNMVKNTGYKATLANYPFKYADEQAKSHRDDRWSDDHYEREKREVDWNFHKDSFFCDVPSDRYSRVVFTSAGGETLWNLPAIKSMCNVDNSRIRSHPQFGDLCQRTTAASCCPSWTLGNYIAILNNRSSCQKIVERDISHTLKLLRTCAKHYQNGTLGPDCWDMAARRKDQLKCTNVPRKCTKYNAVYQILHYLVDKDFMTPKTAEYPMPALKYSMLFSPTEKGESMMNIYLDNFENWNSSDGITTVTGIEFGIKHTLFQDYLLMDTVYPAIAIVIVLLVMCVYTKSMFITLMTMFAIISSLIVSYFLYRVVFNFEFFPFMNLTALIILVGIGADDAFVLCDVWNYTKFDKPHAETSETVSITLQHAALSMFVTSFTTAAAFYANYVSNITAIRCFGVYAGTAILVNYVLMVTWLPAVVVLHERYLLNIFSCFRKPQQQIYDNKSCWTVVCQKCHKIIFAISEASRIFFEKILPCIVIKFRYLWLCWFLALTIGGAYIVCINPKMKLPSLELSEFQVFRSSHPFERYDAEYKKLFMFERVHHGEELHMPITVIWGVSPEDNGNPLNPKSKGKLTLDSSFNIASPASQVWILHFCQKLRNQTFFYQTDEQDFTSCFIETFNQWMENQDCDETALYPCCSHWSFPYKQEIFELYIKRAIMELERSTGYHLDSKTPGPRFDINDTIRAVVLEFQSTYLFTLAYEKMHQFYKEVDSWISNELSSAPEGLSNGWFVSNLEFYDLQDSLSDGTLIAMGLSVAVAFSVMLLTTWNIIISLYAIISIAGTIFVTVGSLVLLGWELNVLESVTISVAVGLSVDFAVHYGVAYRLAPDPDREGKVIFSLSRMGSAIAMAALTTFVAGAMMMPSTVLAYTQLGTFMMLIMCISWAFATFFFQCMCLCLGPQGTCGQIPLPKKLQCSAFSHALSTSPGDKGQSKTCTMNAYHLDPRDQKSEMEHEFYELEPLASHSCNASEKTNYEETQICTEFFNSQAKNLGMPVHATYNSELNKSTRSDSNSALLQSSLEQHTICQFFSLNRRCSCPNAYKHLKYGLHSCQQLGDCLCHQCAPTASSFVQIQNGIAPLQTAHHVPEGFVHPIPHFHQCPCLQGRVKPPGMQNSLPRNFFLHPVQHIQTQEKIGKTSVHSLQSIEEHLPKMAESSSVVCRSTGSLIKACCDPENNQREFCENRDNGNMEGIGGTENQGSSLVTLTNKAERKVEQNLSQTDVIVSSEHLNLSEPKLIFTHLIGEAGYMSCRNNPQSCRRIVRVKCNSVDCHMPNIEANVPAVLTHSELSGESLLIKTL
- the DISP1 gene encoding protein dispatched homolog 1 isoform X3; protein product: MVKNTGYKATLANYPFKYADEQAKSHRDDRWSDDHYEREKREVDWNFHKDSFFCDVPSDRYSRVVFTSAGGETLWNLPAIKSMCNVDNSRIRSHPQFGDLCQRTTAASCCPSWTLGNYIAILNNRSSCQKIVERDISHTLKLLRTCAKHYQNGTLGPDCWDMAARRKDQLKCTNVPRKCTKYNAVYQILHYLVDKDFMTPKTAEYPMPALKYSMLFSPTEKGESMMNIYLDNFENWNSSDGITTVTGIEFGIKHTLFQDYLLMDTVYPAIAIVIVLLVMCVYTKSMFITLMTMFAIISSLIVSYFLYRVVFNFEFFPFMNLTALIILVGIGADDAFVLCDVWNYTKFDKPHAETSETVSITLQHAALSMFVTSFTTAAAFYANYVSNITAIRCFGVYAGTAILVNYVLMVTWLPAVVVLHERYLLNIFSCFRKPQQQIYDNKSCWTVVCQKCHKIIFAISEASRIFFEKILPCIVIKFRYLWLCWFLALTIGGAYIVCINPKMKLPSLELSEFQVFRSSHPFERYDAEYKKLFMFERVHHGEELHMPITVIWGVSPEDNGNPLNPKSKGKLTLDSSFNIASPASQVWILHFCQKLRNQTFFYQTDEQDFTSCFIETFNQWMENQDCDETALYPCCSHWSFPYKQEIFELYIKRAIMELERSTGYHLDSKTPGPRFDINDTIRAVVLEFQSTYLFTLAYEKMHQFYKEVDSWISNELSSAPEGLSNGWFVSNLEFYDLQDSLSDGTLIAMGLSVAVAFSVMLLTTWNIIISLYAIISIAGTIFVTVGSLVLLGWELNVLESVTISVAVGLSVDFAVHYGVAYRLAPDPDREGKVIFSLSRMGSAIAMAALTTFVAGAMMMPSTVLAYTQLGTFMMLIMCISWAFATFFFQCMCLCLGPQGTCGQIPLPKKLQCSAFSHALSTSPGDKGQSKTCTMNAYHLDPRDQKSEMEHEFYELEPLASHSCNASEKTNYEETQICTEFFNSQAKNLGMPVHATYNSELNKSTRSDSNSALLQSSLEQHTICQFFSLNRRCSCPNAYKHLKYGLHSCQQLGDCLCHQCAPTASSFVQIQNGIAPLQTAHHVPEGFVHPIPHFHQCPCLQGRVKPPGMQNSLPRNFFLHPVQHIQTQEKIGKTSVHSLQSIEEHLPKMAESSSVVCRSTGSLIKACCDPENNQREFCENRDNGNMEGIGGTENQGSSLVTLTNKAERKVEQNLSQTDVIVSSEHLNLSEPKLIFTHLIGEAGYMSCRNNPQSCRRIVRVKCNSVDCHMPNIEANVPAVLTHSELSGESLLIKTL